A segment of the Deinococcus aestuarii genome:
GCGTCCGGGCGCCTATCCGCGCCGAGGAATTGATGGAGGTGGCGTCGTGACGCGGGAGACGGCCCCGGTGGTGGAGGCGGTGCCCGTGCCCACCCTGTCGGCGCGGGGAAGTGCCGTGCGTTCCGGGCTGCGGAACCTCGCGCCGCCCGTGCTGAGCATCCTCGCCTTCTTCGGGCTGTGGGAACTGGTCTGCCGGGTCTTCGCCATCAAGCCCTTCATCCTGCCCGCTCCCAGCGCGGCGCTCGGGGCGCTCGCCCAGTTCGCCCCCGCCGTGGCCGGGCACGCCTGGCAGACGCTGGTGACGACCCTGATCGGCTTCGCGCTCACCGTTGTCCTCGGGGTGGCGCTGGGGGCGCTCGTGGGCCTGAACCGCACGGCGTACCAGGCGCTCTATCCCCTCCTGATCGGTTTCAACGCGGTGCCCAAGGCGGCGCTCGTGCCCGTGCTCGTGATCTGGTTCGGGGTGGGCGCGGTCCCGGCGGTGCTGACGGCCTTCCTGATCTCGTTCTTCCCGGTGGTCGTGAACGTCGCCACCGGCCTCGCCACGGTGGAGCCCGAGCCGCGCGACGTGCTGCGGGCGCTGGGCGCGACCCCGTGGGAGGTCTTCACCAAGGTCAGCCTGCCCCGGTCGCTGCCGTACTTCTTCGCCAGCCTCAAGGTCGCCGTCACGCTCGCCTTTGTCGGCAGCATCATCAGCGAACTTGCCGCCAGCAACAAGGGCATCGGTGTGATGATGAATCAGGCGGCGAGCTCCTTCCAGGTACCGCTCGTCTTCGGTGGGGTGCTCCTCGTGAGCGCGATGGGTGTGCTGCTGTATGCCGTCTTTGCCCTGATCGAGTCGAGGCTGACGGGGTGGGCGTACCGCTCGCAACATTGAGGGGAGGCGGGGAAGGGGCTCGGGCGGTGGTCCGGGCCTTTTTCTTGGTGTGAGCGGTGGCGGATGAGGTTCTTCCCCTTGAGGGGGGAGGCTAGAAGGGCGTGAGTGGGCGTGGGTCCTGAGGCCGGTGAGAATGTCCAGGCCATCTTTTTTCTGCCGCGCTGGTGGGTCGGTCGCGGTTCACCCCCACCCGGCCTCTCGCGGTGCGAGCTGTACCAGTCCCCCCTCAAGGGGGAGGAGAAAAACCGTCTTCAACGCCTTACCCGCAGTGGCGCCGCCCCGAACAGTTGCCCTCGCAAGCTCTCGCGGGCCGCATTGAGCGCCGCGTCCAACTCCGGCCCCTGTCCTGCCGAGGCCCGCAGCCACACGGCTCCCCCTGCTGACCGTCCTGTGGCGAGGAGGCCGGGCACGGCGGGCCAGTCGCGCACCCCTCCATTGCCGACCCATACGCCTGACGCCGCGTAGTCGTGCGCTCCCCACACCCCGGGGGTTCGGGTGTGCTCGCCGGGGCGCAGACGCAGGGCGTCCAAGTAGACCCGTCTCCCTTCGCGCCACACCTCGACCCGGCTGGTGTACTCGCCGAAGCGCAGCCGCTCGCCCATGCCCACCCGCCCGCTCGCCAGCGTCTCGGTGAGGCCCAGCTCGGCGCCCTCCTCCAGCTCGGCGCGGACATGCTGACGGAAGACGCTCCCGGCGAAGGGGAGGGTCCGCTCCGGGTAGAACTCCAGCCGCGCACCCGCCGCGACGGTGAGGTGAATGTCCTGCGTGGCGGCCTCCCCCTCCGGTGAGGGCTGAACTCGCGTGGCTGACTGGGTGAGGATCAGCACGCGGGCGGCGCCGTCCACCGTCACCCGCACCTCACTGTGGTCGCCGCCCAGCACGCCCCCGGTGGGGTTCACCATGAACACCATCAGCGTGCCGCATGGAAGCTCGAAGGGGCGCACGATCATCAGCGGCGCCTTTTGCAGGTCGCGGAGCAGGACTGTCCGCCCGTCCCGCGTCCCGAAGTGGAGGTGGAGGAGGCCGGTGCGGGTGCGCCGCAGCAGGCTCAAGGCTGAGGCACCTGAAGTCCGATTCTGGGCAGCGCAACCTCACGGAACAGCAGGTCGTGTTCGATCCAGGCGATCACGTCGGCGACGCCGAGACCGCGTTTGAGGTCGGTAAAGACGTAGGGCCGCACCTCCCCGCCGACCGTCCGCTGTGCGCGGGCGTCGGCGTCCATCACCTCCAGCCGGGCGCCGACGAAGGGGGCGAGGTCGATCTTGTTGATCACCAGCAGGTCCGACTGCCGCACGCCGGGACCGCCCTTGCGGGGCACCTTCTCGCCGCCGGACACGTCGAGGACGAACATCCAGGCGTCCACCAGTTCCGGCGAGAAGGAGGACGCGAGGTTGTCGCCGCCCGACTCGATGAACAGCAGCTCGATTTCGGGGAAATCGGCCTGGAGGGCCTGGGCCGCCTCTTGATTGAGGGAGCTGTCCTCGCGGATGGCGGTGTGTGGGCAGCCCCCCGTCTGCACGCCTCGAATGCGTTCGGGGGGCAGGGCGGCGGCCTGGGTGAGGATGCGCTGGTCCTCAAAGGTGTAAATGTCATTGGTGATCACGGCGAGGGCGTAGCGGTCCCGAAGCTCGCGGCACAGCGCCTCCAGCAGCGCCGTCTTGCCGGAACCGACCGGGCCGCCGACGCCGATCTTGAGGGGGGTGGGGATCATGCTCGGTCTCCTTTCACGTCTGGAAGAGGCGACTGTCCAGCCCCGCCTGCTCGCTGGCCGCAATGTCGAGGAGCGGGCAGAAGCTGCACAGGTCGGCGGGTGTGGCGTGCAGCGCGTCCCGAACACAACGGGCCGCCACGTCTTCCGCCAGCCGCGCGGCCCGCTGGGCGTCCAATCCGCCGAGCCTGAGGAGCCGGGTGGCGGAGGTGGCCCGCCCGAGAAGCCACGCGCTGACGTAGGCGCTCACGGTGTCCTCTCGCTCGGCCCCGAGTGCCGCCGCGACGGCCCCGAACGTCGTCGCGTGGTGCCGGGTCGGCGGGAGGAGGGCGAGTTCGTCCGGCCAGAGGTGCCCGGCGGCCCGGCGCAGGTTCGCCCCCACCCGCAGGCTCGCCTCACGGGGACCGCGCACCAGCTTCAGGTCGTCCAGCAGCGCGTCTAGGTCGGCGAGGTCTTCCGCCTCCACTCCCCACACGAGCGCGCAGGCGGGCGGGTCCTGACAGCCCCAGCCGTGCGCGAGTTGCCCGCAGAGGAAGGCGTGGAGATCAGCCGCCGTACGGACCTCCCCCCGCTGGGTCAACGTTTCCAGACCGTCACTGAAGGCATAGGCCCCGGTCGGAAAGGCCGAGTCGGCGAGTTGCAGCAGGCGGATAAGCACTTGCGTCACGGCCCATGCTCCCACGAGGGCCGACCGTGGAAGGGCCGCGCCTCCCGCACGAAGGGCACGCCCAGCCGCGTCAGCAGCAGTTCGATGGGTGGGTCCCACAGCACCAGAAACGCGCCCCCGTCCTCCACGAGGTCGCGGTGCAGGTTGCCGACCGCGTGCGCCACCCGCGCTGCCTCCCCTAACGAGCGCGGCGAGACAGCGGCCACGTCCTCGGGCGTGGCGGTGATGACGTAGGCCACGCCGTCCACCGTGTCCAGCACGCTGCCAGGGAGGAGGACCGTCCCCGTCGGGAAGGCCAGCCGCAACTCCACCCCGTCGGGGGCGGTCAGGCGGCGGCGCACCCGTCGGCGGTCGGCGGCGGTCATGGGGATGTGGATGACTCGGGTAGCCTCCGTCCCGGCAGGCGCGTCCCCGCCCAGCAGCGGGCGGCGCAACCCCGTCAGCCGGGTCAGAAGCGCTCCCCGCGCACGAAGGCGGACCAGGCGTCCAGGCCCGTCCCCCGCTTGCTGCTCAGCTCAATCACCGGTACCCCCGGCCTGGCCCGGTCGATGTTCTCGCGGCACAGGGCGCGGTCGAACTCCACCGCGTCCGCGAGGTCCATCTTGGTGATCACCACCACGTCCGCCGTGTTGAACATCGTGGGGTACTTCAGCGGCTTGTCCTCGCCCTCGGTGGTCGAGATCAGGACCGCCCGCGCCGCCTCCCCGAGGTCGTAGCTGCTGGGGCAGACGAGGTTGCCGACGTTCTCCAGCAACAGCACGTCGAGCGCGGACAGGTCGAAGCGCGGCAGCACACCTTGCACCATCGCCGCGTCGAGGTGGCAGACCGTTCCCGTCACGATCTGCTCGGCCTGCGCGCCCCACTGCCTCAGCCGCGCCGCGTCGTTCTCGGTGGCGAGGTCACCGACGGCGACGGCGAGGCGCAACTCACTTCCCAGGTCGCGCAAGGTCCGTTCGAGCAACGCCGTCTTCCCCGCGCCGGGGCTCGACACGAGGTTGATGGCCCGCACCCCCGCCGCCCGGAATGCGGCCCGGTTCTCGGCGGCGGTGTGGTCGTTCGCCTTGAGGATGTTCTGCCGGACAGTGACGATACGGGGGGGCATGGCGGTGATCTGTCCTCCTTCAGGTGAGTTCGAGTTCGTCCAGCTCCAGTTCGTCCCCCTGAAGCAGGGTCGGCGTGGGCGCGTCGCACAGGGGGCAGCGCAGGCCGCGCGTCACGTCGAGTTCGACCGGGCCGTGGTTCGGGCACTCCCCCACCCCGGGCACGCGCACGATGCTCAAGTGGGCCCCCTCCAGCGGCGTCCCCTCGGCGCAGGCGGGAAAGGCGGCTTCCAGGGCTTCCGGCACGACGCTCGACCACTGGCCGACCCGCACGGTGACGGCCCGCGCCCGCGCCGCGCCGTGTTCGCGCAGCACCTCGCGGGCCACGTCGATGAGGGAAAGGGCGATGGAGGCCTCGTGCATGGCCGGGCCTCAGAACAGGAAATACTTCTGCCCCAGCGGCAGTGCGTCCACCGGCTCGCAGGTCATGAGTTCGCCGTCGACCCGCACCTCGTAGGTCTCGGGATTGACGTCGATATCAGGAGTCTCGGCGTTGAGCACCATGTCTTTCTTACCGATGGAACGAGTTTCTTTCACGGCGCTGTATGTTCGGCTCACCTCCGGCAGGTTCCCGGCCTCCAGGCTCGCCGCCGAGACGAAATGCAGGCAGGTGGAGGCGAGGGCCCCGCCGTGCGCCGCGAACATGGGGCGCGGGTAGACGGGCTGAGGGGTGGGAATACTGGCGTTCGCGTCCCCCATCTGCGCGGCGACGACCAGCCCGCCCTTGAGGATCATCGCCGGTTTCGCCCCGAAGAAGGCGGGCCGCCACAGCACGAGGTCCGCGAGTTTGCCGACCTCCACGCTCCCGACCTCGTGCGCGACGCCGTGCGCAATCGCCGGGTTGACCGTGTACTTGGCGACGAAACGCCGGGCGCGCAGGTTGTCGGCCCGCCCGTCCTCGCCCAGTCCGGGGATGGTCAGCGGCCCGCGCTGCACCTTCAGCTTGTGCGCGGTCTGCCAGGTGCGGGTGATGACTTCCCCCACCCGGCCCATCGCCTGCGAGTCGCTGCTCATCATCGAGAAGACGCCCAGGTCGTGCAGCACGTCCTCGGCGGCGATGGTCTCGGGGCGGATGCGGCTCTCGGCAAAAGAGACGTCCTCGGGGATGCGCGGCGAGAGGTGGTGGCAGACCATCAGCATGTCGAGGTGTTCGTGCAGCGTGTTCACCGTGAAGGGCATGGTGGGATTGGTCGAACTCGGCAGCACGTTCGGCAGCCCGGCGACCTTGATGATGTCCGGGGCGTGCCCGCCCCCCGCCCCCTCGGTGTGGAAGGTGTGGATGGTGCGCCCCGCGAAGGCCCGGATGGAGTCCTCCACGAAGCCCGACTCGTTGAGGGTGTCGGTGTGGATGGCGACCTGGATGTCGAACTCGTCGGCCACGCCGAGCGCCGCGTCGATGGCGGCAGGCGTGGTGCCCCAGTCCTCGTGGAGCTTGAGGCCCAGCGCCCCCGCGCGAATCTGCTCGGCCAGCGGCGGCTGCGTGCTCGCGTTCCCCTTGCCCAGGAGGCCGAAGTTGAGCGGCAGGCCGTCCAGCGCCCCCAGCATCCGGTGGATGTGCCACGCGCCCGGCGTGCAGGTGGTCGCGCTCGTGCCCGCGGTCGGCCCGGTGCCGCCGCCGATCATGGTCGTGACGCCTGATTCGAGGGCCGTCCAACATTGCTGAGGCGCGATGAAGTGGATGTGGGTGTCCACCCCGCCCGCCGTCAGGATGTGTCCCTCGCCCGCGACAATCTCCGTGCTCGCGCCGATGGTCAGCCCGGGGCTCACGCCGTCCTGGGTACCCGGGTTGCCCGCCTTGCCGATGGCGCTGATCCGTCCGTCCTTCACCCCCACGTCCGCCTTCACCACCCCCCAGTGGTCGAGGATCACCGCGTTCGTGATCACGAGGTCGGGCACGTCCGGGTCCTCCCGCGTGGCCGTGCTGCTCTGCCCCAGCCCGTCGCGGATGACCTTGCCGCCGCCGAACTTGACCTCCTCGCCGTAGGTGGTGTGATCCTTCTCGATCTCGATGAGGAGGGCCGTGTCCCCCAGCCGTACCCGGTCCCCGGTGGTGGGGCCGTAGAGGTCGGCGTACTGGCGGCGGGTGACCCTCACGGGCTGCCCCCGAAGCCCGCTTCCCTGGCCCGCTCCAGCGCCGCCTCCCGCATTCCCGGCGCGTCCAGTGCCCCACTCACGAGGGCGTTCATGCCGTACACCGTGCGCGTTCCCCCCAGCGGCACGAGTCCCACCTCGCGCTCCTCGCCGGGCTCGAAGCGGACGGCGGTTCCGGCGGGGATATTCAGGCGCTGACCGTAGGCGGCGGCGCGGTCGAAAGCCAGGCCCGCGTTGACCTCGAAGAAATGGAAGTGACTGCCCACCTGGATGGGTCGGTCTGCCGTGTTCGTCACGGTGAGCGGTGTGACGGGCCGCCCGGCGTTGAGCTCGACCTCGCCTTCTTCCAGCAGGTACTCCCCGGCAATCACGGCGCTGGCGCCGCCGCGGATCGGGTCGTGGATGGTCACCAGCTTGGTGCCGTCGGGAAAGGTGCCCTCCACCTGGATGTCGTGGATGAGTTCGGGCACGCCGTCCAGCACGTCGTCGGGCGTGAGGAGCGTGGCGCCCCAGCCCATCAGGTCCTCCACGCTCCTCCCGTCGCGGACGCCCTCCAGCACTTCGGCGGTGATGAGGGCGACGGCCTCCGGGTGGTTGAGCCTGAGTCCGCGGGCCCGGCGTTTTCTCGCCACCTCGGCGGCGGTGAAGATCAGCAGCTTGTCGCGTTCCCGTTCGGTGAGTTGCATCCCGCTCGCCTCCCTGGGCCTGTCTCCGGCGACAGCGCCTCAAGCTCCAGGGTACGCGACCATAGGCAGGGGCGCTGGGTTTTTCTAAACAACTTGCATCGACGTTTGGAAAAGTCCCCTTATGCTCCTGGCGTTCGTGCAGTTTGTTCCAAATAGTTTGAACAAATTGCACAACAAGGCGCGTCCGGTCAAGACAGTTCCTTCCCCCGTGTCGAACGTCTGCCGGGAGACCGCGTTGCGGCGGCCAGCGTGCCGCCGAAGGGAGACCCCATGACGACGCTCCGCAAGTTCAGTCTCGCAAGCCTCAGCCTCGCCCTGATCCTGGGCAACACGGCGGGCGCACAGGGCACCGTGAAGGTCGGCATCCTGCACTCGCTGACGGGCACGATGGCGATCAGCGAGATCACCGTGGCGAACGCCGCCCAGCTCGCGGTGGACGAGATCAACGCGAAAGGGGGCGTGCTGGGCCGCAAGATCGTGGTCGTCAAGGAGGACGGCGCGTCCGACTGGCCGACCTTCACGACCAAGGCGGAAAAGCTCCTCACCCAGGACAGGGTGGCGGCCGTGTTCGGTGGATGGACGAGCGCCAGCCGCAAGGCGATGCTGCCCGTCTTCGAGAAGAACAAGGGGCTGCTGTTCTACCCGGTGCAGTTCGAGGGCAACGAGTGCAGCCCGAACATCATCTACACGGGCGCCCAGCCCAACCAGCAGGCGCTCCCCGCGCTGGAATGGGCGCTGAGCCAGGGCTACCAGAACATCTTCTTGCTGGGCAGCGACTACGTGTACCCGCGCACCGCGAACCTGATCCTGAAAAAGCACATCACCGACCGGGGCGCCAAGGTCGCGGGCGAGGAGTACGTCGCGCTGGGCGGCACCGAGTTCAGCTCGGTCATCAACAAGATCAAGGCGGCCAGGCCCCAGGTCATCATCAACACGCTCAACGGCGACTCCAACGTCTCGTTTTTCAAGCAGTACCAGGCTGCCGGGTACAGCGCGGCGACCCTTCCCGTCATCTCCTTTTCCATCGCCGAGCAGGAGGCGCAGGCCATCGGTCCGGCGCTGCTGACCGGGCAGTACGCGACCTGGAACTACTTCCAGAGCCTGCCGAACGCCGCCAACAAGCGGTTCGTGGCCGCCTATCAGAAGAAGTACGGCAAGAACGCCGCCATCACCGACCCGATGGCGCACGCCTACATGGACGTGTACCTCTGGAAGGCCGCCGTCGAGAAGGCCAAGTCCTTCGACCCCGCCGCCGTCCGCAAGGCCATCGTGGGCATCAGCATGGACAGCCCGCTGGGCAAGATCACCGTCGCCCCCAACGGCAGCCTCACCCAGACGGTCTACACCGGCCAGTCCGGCGCGGGCGGCCAGTTCAAGGTGATCGGCCAGAGCAAGGGCGTCGTGGCCCCGCAGCCCTACGACAAGCTGGCGTTCCCGGGGAAGACCTGCCCGTAAGGTGGAAGTGGTGCGCAGTGCGCAGGACGAGGTGAGGTCAACCCGCGCACCGCCTACCGCCTCCCAAGGAGGCACACATGGACCCCGTTTTCCTCTTCGGCCAACTGTTCACGGGCCTCTCGGTGGCATCCATTCTGCTGCTCGCCGCGCTGGGGCTGGCGCTGAGTTTCGGGCTGATGCGCGTGATCAACATGGCGCACGGCGAGTTCCTGATGGTGGGAGGTTACCTGACGTACCTCGCGTCGCAGTGGCTGGGGCCGGACTTCCTGTGGCTGGCGTTCCCGCTGGCCTTCCTGGGGTCGGCGTTGCTGGGCGCCCTCCTGGAAGTGACCGTCATCCGGCGGCTGTACGGCAGGCCGCTCGACACGCTGCTCGCTACCTTCGGGGTCAGTCTGATCCTCCAGCAGGCGGCGCGGCAGCTCTTCGGGAGTACGGGCGTCCCGGTGACGGCGCCGGGGTGGCTGGCTGGAGCCTTCGTCGTTCACGGCGGGGCGCTGGACGGGCTGACCTTCCCGCACGTGCGGCTGTTCGTGATCGGCCTGTCGCTGCTCGTGCTGGGCGGGATGTGGTGGCTGCTGAACCGCTCACGCTTCGGGATGCACGTGCGGGCCGTGAACCAGAACCGCGAGGTCGCCTCGGCCCTCGGGGTGAACACGCGGCGGCTGGACCTGCTGGTGTTCGCGCTCGGGAGCGGGGTGGCGGGAGTGGCGGGCGTGGGCCTCGCGCTGCTCGCCCCGGTAAACCCCACGGTGGGGGCGGCGTACATCGTCAACGCCTTTCTGGTCGTCGTGGTGGGCGGCGTGGGAAGCGTGCTGGGTGGGGCGGTCGCGGCGGTGGGGCTGGGCTTCGTGACCGCGCTCACCGAGGGCTTCACCAGCGTGAGTCTCGCGCAGGCGATCTTGCTCGTGCTCGTCGTCGCCTTCTTGCAGTGGAAGCCGCGCGGCCTCTTCCCGACCCGCTCGCGCGCCCTGGAGGAGACGTGAGCCGGGGCGGGGCGGCGGCGCTGGCCCTCGTCGCCGTGGGGCTCGTCCTGGCGCCCTTCTTCCTGGGCGCGTACCCGCTCGCGCTGCTGGGCCGGGTCCTCGCGCTGAGCATCGCGTCCATCGGCGTGTGCGTGATCTGGGGGCGCACGGGCATCCTCAGCCTGGGGCAGGGCCTCTTCTTCGGCCTGGGCGGGTACGCGCTCGCCATGCACCTCAAGCTGGCCGCCACGCCGCGGGGGGAGCTGCCCGACTTCATGGTGTACAACGGGGTCGAGGCGCTGCCGTGGTTCTGGAAGCCCTTTGCCAGCGCGCCCTTCGCCCTGGGCATGGTGCTGGTCCTCCCCGCGCTCGCCGCCGGGCTGGTCGGGTGGCTGATGTTCCGGCGGCGCATCACGGGCGTGTACGTGAGCATCATCACCCAGGCGCTCGTGCTCGCCTTCGTGACGTGGCTGGGCGGCTCGCAGGGCCTGACGAGCGGCACGAACGGCATCACCGACTTCCAGACGTTCCTGGGGATCAACCTGCGCGGCGAGGCCTTCCCGCGCGGCCTGTACTGGGCGACGCTGCTCGTCCTCGGGCTGGCGCTGGCGGGGACGGCCTGGGTCCTGCGCACCCCCTTCGGCTCGCTGCTCACCGCCGTCCGCGACAACGAGAACCGGACGCGCTTCCTCGGGTACAACCCCGCCGCCTTCAAGATCGCGGCCTTCGTGCTGGGCGGGGTGCTGGCGGGCGTCAGCGGGGCGCTCTACACCCTGCACCTGGGGACGATCTCGCCCGCGATGATCGGGGTGGCCTTCGGCATCGAACTCGTCGTGTGGGTGGCGCTGGGGGGCCGCGCGAGCCTCTGGGGCGCGGTGGGCGGGCTGGTCCTCGGGCAACTGGCGAAAGACCGCATCTCCAGCGCGGCGCCGGACGCGTGGCTCTACCTCATGGGCGCGCTCTTCGTCCTCGTCGTGCTGGTGATGCCGCAGGGGGTGGCGGGGCTGCTGACCCGGCGCCGGGCCGCGCCGGTCCGGTCGTCCGCTGGGATCAAGGAGGTGGGCAATGTCGCTTCCGGGGACTGAGCCGCTGCTCGACGTGCGGAACGTGACCGTCTCCTTCGACGGTTTCAAGGCCCTCCAAAACCTCAGCCTCGCGGTGCCGCGGGGCAGCCTGCGGGTGCTGATCGGGCCGAACGGGGCGGGGAAAAGCACCCTGCTCGACACCATCATCGGCAAGGTGCGGCCCGCGGGCGGGGAGGTGCGCTACCGGGGGCAGGTGATCTCCCGGCTGCCCGAGCACCGCATCGCCGCGCTGGGCATCTGCCGCAAGTTCCAGGCGCCCGGCGTGCTGGAGGGCCTGACCGTGCGGGAGAACCTGCTCGTCGCCGCCCGGCGCCGCAAGGGGGTGCTCGCCACGCTGTCGGCGCGGCCCACGTCTGCCGAACAGGAACGCGCGGACGAACTGCTGCGTCTGACCGGACTCTCCGAGCGGGCGGGGGTGAACGCGGCGGCGCTCGCGCACGGGGAGAAGCAGTGGCTGGAGATCGGCATGGTCGTCGCCGCCGACCCGGAACTGCTGCTGCTGGACGAGCCGACCGCCGGGATGACGGCGCAGGAGACCGCGCAGACCGCAGGGCTGATCCACACGCTGGCGGGGCGGCACACCGTCCTCGTGATCGACCACGACATGGCGTTCGTGGAGCTGCTGGGGGCGCCGGTCACCGTGCTGCACCAGGGGCAGGTCTTCCGGGAGGGGGAGTTGAAGACGCTGCGCGCCGATCCCGAGGTGATGGAGATCTACCTGGGCCGCCCCCGCGACGAACACACCGCCGCAAAGGAACCCCATGCTCAAGCTTGAGAACGTCAGCGCCGCCTACGGGCAGAGCCCGGTGCTGTTCGGGGTGGATCTGGAGGTGGCGGACGGCGAGGCCGTCACCCTGATCGGGCGCAACGGGGTGGGCAAGACGACGCTGTTGCGGACGATCACGGGCCTGCATCCCGTGACCGGGGGCGGGGTGCGACTGAACGGCGAGCAGGTGGAGCGGCAACCCGCCTTCACCCGCGCCCGCGCCGGGCTGGCCTACGTGCCGCAGGGACGCGGCCTCTTCCCCCACCTGACGGTCCACGAGAACCTGCTGATGGGCCTGCCCGCCCTCTCGGGGCGCGAACTGGCGGGGCGGGAGATTCCTGAACTGGTGTACGACCTCTTCCCGATCTGCCGGGACATGGCCGGGCGCCCGGCAGGGAACCTCAGCGGCGGGCAGCAGCAGCAGGTGGCGATTGGGCGCGCGCTCGTCACGCGGCCGAAGTACCTCCTCCTCGATGAGCCCACGGAAGGCATCCAGCCCAGCATCGTGGGGGAGATCGAGGCGGCGCTGACCCGCGTCCGCCGGGAACTGCGGGTGGCCGTGCTGCTCGTCGAGCAGTACCTCGATTTCGCCTGGGCCTTCGCGGACCGCTACTACGTGATGCAAAAGGGCCGGGTGGTCGAGGGAGGCCTGACCCAAGACACCCCAGCACACGCGGTGCAGCGGTATTTGGGGGTGTGACCGCGGTCGCCCAGAGTCTGACGAGCAACGCCTCATGTCAACCCCTCGGGCCCGTCGCAGCCTCCCTCGAACTCGGCGCGCTTCTCGGGTCGGGCCAGGCACCACCGGCAACCTCCTCACGCCGAGCGCCTCGCCCAACCTCGTGGAGGTCGCGCAGGGGCAGTTCGCCAAACTCCGCGTGAACGTCCGGAAGGGCGCGGCCACGACCGGCGAGGCCCAACTGAGCCTGGAGGTACAGAATGGGGCGGCCCCCTGCCCGCCGGGCTGGGCGTGAGCTTCGCCAGCAACCCGGTCACGCTCGGCCAGGGCACCGACGTGCAGCTCTTGACGGCCTCCACCCTCCCGCCCGGCGAATACCTGCTGCGGGTGGGGGGCGGAGACTGACGGTCGCCGCGTTCGAGCGGACCCCATCTGTATCCTTCTGATCGTCTTCATTTCCACCTTGGGGGTTGACGGCTCTGACGGTAACGCCCAGGTAACGGACGGGCCCCAGGATTCGGGGCACACGAGCCCATGGACGGCGACCCCGCCGGGTGCCTCGCGCGAGACATGAGGGAGCGGTCGGCATGCGCCGGGGGGCTCTCACGACCCGGCTGGGACCCGGTGCAGGCCGACCCAGGAGGCCAGATGAAGACCGGACACCTTCGCGTCACCCCCCCTCTACGGGGCCGAACCGTGGCCCGAGCCCGGCCCGGCTGGCGACCCCTGCTGTGGAGTGCAGGGCTCCTCGCCGGTGTGGTCGCGCTGGGTCGGCTGGGCTTGCAGGTCCAGCCCCGGCCCTTCCCCGCCTACCCGCCTGCCGTGGGTACGCCCGAGACGGTGCCCCTCCCCGCCGGGCTGCCCGTCCCCGTGGAACGCTTCTACCGCCAGACCTACGGCGGGCGCGTCCCGGTGATCACCTCCGCCGTCATCACCGGGCGCGCGACCCTGCGACCCGTCCCCGGCGGCCCCGCCTTCCCCGCCCGCTTCCGCTTCATCCACGAGGCCGGGCGCAACTACCGCCATTCCATCGAGGCGACGTGGTTCGGCCTGCCGGTCCTGCGCGTGAACGAGTCGTACCTGGAGGGGGTGAGCCGCCAGGAGATGCCCCCGCCGTTCCCGTCGAGCATCGGTGACCCCAAGGGGGCGCAGGGGGCGAACCTGGGGATGTGGTCGGAGACGATCTGGATGCCGGGCGTCTACCTCACCGATCCGCGCGTGAGGTGGGCGGCGGTGGACGACGAGACGGCCCTGCTGAGCGTGCCCTTCGGCGAGGCGCGCGAGACGTACGTGGTGAGGTTCGACCCCGCCACGGGACGGCCCCATCTCTTCGAGTCGATGCGGTACCACGATGGACAGAGCCGGGAAAAGACGCTGTGGATCAACCAGAACCTCTCGTGGGCAAGGCTCGGCGGGGTGACGCTGCCCAGGGAGGCCGCCGCGATCTGGCTCGACCAGGGGCGGCCCTGGGCGGTCTTCACCGCCGAGGAGGTCGTCTCCAACGTGGACGTGCGCGAAGCCCTGCGGCGCCGGGACCCGTGAGGGAGGAGGACCCCCATGACCACC
Coding sequences within it:
- a CDS encoding ABC transporter permease, translated to MTRETAPVVEAVPVPTLSARGSAVRSGLRNLAPPVLSILAFFGLWELVCRVFAIKPFILPAPSAALGALAQFAPAVAGHAWQTLVTTLIGFALTVVLGVALGALVGLNRTAYQALYPLLIGFNAVPKAALVPVLVIWFGVGAVPAVLTAFLISFFPVVVNVATGLATVEPEPRDVLRALGATPWEVFTKVSLPRSLPYFFASLKVAVTLAFVGSIISELAASNKGIGVMMNQAASSFQVPLVFGGVLLVSAMGVLLYAVFALIESRLTGWAYRSQH
- a CDS encoding urease accessory protein UreD, with amino-acid sequence MSLLRRTRTGLLHLHFGTRDGRTVLLRDLQKAPLMIVRPFELPCGTLMVFMVNPTGGVLGGDHSEVRVTVDGAARVLILTQSATRVQPSPEGEAATQDIHLTVAAGARLEFYPERTLPFAGSVFRQHVRAELEEGAELGLTETLASGRVGMGERLRFGEYTSRVEVWREGRRVYLDALRLRPGEHTRTPGVWGAHDYAASGVWVGNGGVRDWPAVPGLLATGRSAGGAVWLRASAGQGPELDAALNAARESLRGQLFGAAPLRVRR
- the ureG gene encoding urease accessory protein UreG gives rise to the protein MIPTPLKIGVGGPVGSGKTALLEALCRELRDRYALAVITNDIYTFEDQRILTQAAALPPERIRGVQTGGCPHTAIREDSSLNQEAAQALQADFPEIELLFIESGGDNLASSFSPELVDAWMFVLDVSGGEKVPRKGGPGVRQSDLLVINKIDLAPFVGARLEVMDADARAQRTVGGEVRPYVFTDLKRGLGVADVIAWIEHDLLFREVALPRIGLQVPQP
- a CDS encoding urease accessory protein UreF, yielding MTQVLIRLLQLADSAFPTGAYAFSDGLETLTQRGEVRTAADLHAFLCGQLAHGWGCQDPPACALVWGVEAEDLADLDALLDDLKLVRGPREASLRVGANLRRAAGHLWPDELALLPPTRHHATTFGAVAAALGAEREDTVSAYVSAWLLGRATSATRLLRLGGLDAQRAARLAEDVAARCVRDALHATPADLCSFCPLLDIAASEQAGLDSRLFQT
- the ureE gene encoding urease accessory protein UreE, with amino-acid sequence MRRPLLGGDAPAGTEATRVIHIPMTAADRRRVRRRLTAPDGVELRLAFPTGTVLLPGSVLDTVDGVAYVITATPEDVAAVSPRSLGEAARVAHAVGNLHRDLVEDGGAFLVLWDPPIELLLTRLGVPFVREARPFHGRPSWEHGP
- the hypB gene encoding hydrogenase nickel incorporation protein HypB gives rise to the protein MPPRIVTVRQNILKANDHTAAENRAAFRAAGVRAINLVSSPGAGKTALLERTLRDLGSELRLAVAVGDLATENDAARLRQWGAQAEQIVTGTVCHLDAAMVQGVLPRFDLSALDVLLLENVGNLVCPSSYDLGEAARAVLISTTEGEDKPLKYPTMFNTADVVVITKMDLADAVEFDRALCRENIDRARPGVPVIELSSKRGTGLDAWSAFVRGERF
- a CDS encoding hydrogenase maturation nickel metallochaperone HypA — its product is MHEASIALSLIDVAREVLREHGAARARAVTVRVGQWSSVVPEALEAAFPACAEGTPLEGAHLSIVRVPGVGECPNHGPVELDVTRGLRCPLCDAPTPTLLQGDELELDELELT